A region from the Silene latifolia isolate original U9 population chromosome 7, ASM4854445v1, whole genome shotgun sequence genome encodes:
- the LOC141589709 gene encoding uncharacterized protein LOC141589709, translating to MLALLAGLERARIYQVAKLLVHMDNATCVDLVLKDQLVSNSIRPLVVRCKELIRLPGWQVHIEHVFREANRASDWLANQGVNAPTEVTFLDEPPDDLRTILREDLLGVTTPRFIP from the coding sequence ATGCTAGCTCTACTCGCAGGACTAGAAAGAGCGAGAATTTATCAAGTCGCCAAGCTTCTTGTTCATATGGATAATGCAACCTGCGTTGATTTGGTCCTCAAAGATCAGCTAGTAAGTAATAGTATTCGACCCCTAGTGGTCCGCTGCAAGGAACTTATCCGTCTCCCGGGTTGGCAAGTTCACATAGAGCACGTGTTTAGGGAAGCTAATCGGGCAAGTGACTGGCTCGCTAATCAAGGTGTTAACGCTCCTACTGAAGTTACCTTCCTCGACGAACCTCCGGATGACCTTAGAACTATTCTCCGTGAGGACTTGCTAGGGGTTACTACCCCTCGATTTATTCCTTAG
- the LOC141589710 gene encoding uncharacterized protein LOC141589710 produces MTTPNASASTSSTPLSNVSWLRSFMDRCKLEKNGSNFADWDAQLRLAAQGDDKLHYLTEASPTEPPNTRSAARQSYEDYQKESAAMKNVLIFAMEAELQRSAIKISTAHEIYMKLVNMFSRAPRVIQYEAASAFFDLNIKEGQKVSPHVLKLMEHVETLKAHKVEIPDELVIDRILHSLSKIKAYVQFRVNFNMQDKKVSLDDLHKMLVQAERDMGLSVSTTKDVLNVNQKSKRTFKKSGKKGKKRSPNMNSAKTYEASTSKPKYSAPSGDKCHYCCGVGHWKRNCSKYLGDIKVGKVTPERTNIDKIIS; encoded by the exons atgacaactccaaacgcgtccgcatccactagttccaccccgctttccaatgtgtcatggctccgatccttcatggatcgatgtaagttagaaaagaatgggtccaatttcgccgattgggatgcacaacttcgcttggccgcgcaaggtgacgacaagcttcattaccttaccgaggcatctcccaccgaaccaccTAATACTAGGTCCGCCGCTAGGCAATCCTATGAggattaccaaaaggagtcggccgcaatgaaaaatgtattgatctttgctatggaggccgaactccaacgaagtgctataaagattagcaccgctcatgagatctacatgaagcttgtgaacatgttttcacgagctcctagggtcattcaatatgaggcggcttccgcattctttgatcttaacatcaaagagggccaaaaggtgagcccacatgtgctcaagttgatggagcatgttgagaccttgaaagcgcataaggtggaaattcccgatgaactcgtgattgatcgaattcttcattccctaagcaaaatcaaagcatatgttcaattccgggtgaattttaatatgcaagataagaaggtttcccttgatgatttgcacaaaatgcttgtgcaagccgaaagggacatggggctaagtgttagcaccaccaaagatgtgctcaatgttaatcaaaagagcaaaagaaccttcaagaaaagtgggaaaaagggaaagaagcgatCTCCCAACATGAACtcagctaagacttatgaagcaagcacctccaagcccaagtacagtgccccctctggggacaagtgccactattgttgtggagttggacattggaagagaaactgttccaagtatcttggcgacatcaaagtcGGAAAGGTTACTCCAGAG CGGACAAATATTGACAAAATCATATCATAA